One genomic segment of Salmo trutta unplaced genomic scaffold, fSalTru1.1, whole genome shotgun sequence includes these proteins:
- the zrsr2 gene encoding U2 small nuclear ribonucleoprotein auxiliary factor 35 kDa subunit-related protein 2 isoform X2 translates to MAASIPSAVSVPSLGQKRRASLKKKERRKRKRQALAKAQIRESGENGDDSPPEQDDDEEERKAEEERRRLDQEWLEREKLAQQEFRLRWEREDAARKRQEEEEARIKQEWEAQQRREEEEKEQKQQEKRDREEAVQKMLDQAESQLENGGPWRNPEAPDFGTEQDRANCPFFLKTGACRFGDRCSRKHVHPPASPTLMIRGMFATFGMDQRSRDDYDTDACLEHSEEEVQQQFVDFYEDVLPEFRTAGKVVQFKVSCNFEPHLRGNVYVQFDTEEQCREAFMMFNGRWYAGKQLQCEFSPVTRWKTAICGLFDRQKCPKGKHCNFLHVYRNPGNEFWEADRDLHMSPDRGGGGTGSFAGGRFSERSNRSSWTERSQSRRGERSRRSRSRESRIAQRRASVQSDRSWTSRTSTRPRSRSRDRDGRDRSRDRRDRDGDRGRSRDRDRRDGSRDRGGSKREGWKGSPTEASRGRSRSASPGESSKRKRQGSRSPRESSKKKRQGSRSPRESSKKKRQGSRSPGESSKRKRQGSRSPGESSKRKRQGSRSPGKTSQKDKQPADDSSTTAPSRHKHSKKSKKKKSKRRKPKRDKKSQSPGGQSSSAESGKESLDEGEEKPSPNLDSSTQTPHDVDNTTQETARVNAILLLSESLDNANAVSSDIQTQVKKEAEDPCPPIVPSPSPGDVDIAQTPGATDNTLSPDLHSIFLKQEYPSLPSVPEEECEQDRPETLPDSPDEP, encoded by the exons ATGGCAGCATCAATTCCTTCTGCGGTGTCCGTACCGTCATTGGG TCAAAAACGCAGGGCATCTttgaagaagaaagaaagaagaaaacgaAAACGCCAAGCCCTTGCCAAAGCCCAAATCAGAGAATCTGGTG AAAATGGAGATGATTCTCCACCAGAAcaagatgatgatgaagaggaaagGAAGGCTGAGGAAGAAAG ACGGCGACTAGACCAGGAGTGGCTGGAGAGGGAGAAGCTGGCCCAGCAGGAATTCAGACTCCGGTGGGAGAGGGAAGACGCTGCAAggaagagacaggaggaagaagag GCGAGGATAAAGCAGGAATGGGAGGCCcagcagaggagagaagaagaggagaaggagcagaagcaacaggagaagagagacagagag GAAGCTGTACAGAAAATGTTGGACCAGGCTGAGAGTCAG CTGGAGAATGGGGGTCCCTGGAGAAACCCCGAGGCTCCAGATTTTGGTACGGAGCAAGACCGGGCTAACTGCCCCTTCTTCCTCAAAACTGGAGCCTGCCGCTTTGGCGACAG GTGCTCCCGTAAGCATGTCCACCCCCCGGCCAGCCCTACTCTGATGATCCGGGGGATGTTTGCGACTTTCGGGATGGACCAGAGGTCACGGGACGACTACGACACAGACGCCTGTTTGGAGCACAGCGAGGAGGAGGTGCAACAGCAGTTTGTGGATTTCTATGAGGATGTACTTCCTGAGTTCAGGACTGCTGGCAAGGTTGTGCAGTTTAAG GTCAGCTGCAACTTTGAGCCACATTTGAGAGGAAATGTTTATGTCCAGTTTGACAC AGAGGAGCAGTGCAGAGAGGCCTTCATGATGTTCAATGGAAGATGGTACGCTGGTAAACAGCTCCAGTGTGAGTTCTCTCCTGTCACCAGATGGAAGACTGCTATATGTG GTTTGTTTGACCGACAGAAGTGTCCGAAAGGAAAGCACTGCAACTTCCTGCACGTGTACCGGAACCCTGGAAATGAGTTCTGGGAGGCGGACAGGGACCTGCACATGTCCCCCGACCGGGGAGGAGGGGGTACAGGGTCTTTCGCTGGGGGCCGGTTCTCTGAGAGGAGTAACCGCTCCTCCTGGACCGAGAGGTCACAGAGCCGACGgggggagaggagcaggaggagtagGAGCAGGGAAAGCAGAATAGCCCAAAGGAGAGCTAGTGTTCAGAGTGACAGGTCCTGGACCAGTCGTACCAGTACAAGACCCAGGTCGAGGAGTAGGGACAGAGatgggagagacaggagcagagataggagggacagagatggggacagaggcaggagcagggacagagacaggcggGATGGGAGCAGAGACCGAGgtgggagcaagagagaggggtggaagggTTCACCCACAGAGGCTAGTAGGGGGAGATCCAGATCAGCCAGCCCCGGAGAGTCCTCCAAAAGGAAGAGACAGGGGAGCAGGAGCCCCAGAGAGTCCTCTAAGAAGAAGAGACAGGGGAGCAGGAGCCCCAGAGAGTCCTCTAAGAAGAAGAGACAGGGGAGCAGGAGCCCCGGAGAGTCCTCTAAGAGGAAGAGACAGGGGAGCAGGAGCCCCGGAGAGTCCTCTAAGAGGAAGAGACAGGGGAGCAGGAGCCCCGGGAAAACATCCCAAAAAGACAAGCAGCCAGCCGACGACAGCAGCACCACAGCGCCATCACGCCACAAACACTCCAAAAAAAGCAAAAAGAAGAAGAGCAAGAGGAGGAAACCTAAGAGGGACAAAAAGAGTCAGTCGCCTGGGGGTCAGAGTTCATCTGCAGAGTCAGGGAAGGAGTCTTTGGACGAGGGGGAGGAGAAACCCTCTCCAAACCTTGACAGCAGTACACAGACTCCTCATGATGTAGACAACACTA CCCAGGAGACTGCTAGGGTAAATGCCATACTGTTGTTGTCTGAGTCTCTTGATAATGCCAATGCAGTCTCTTCAGACATACAGACCCAGGTCAAAAAGGAGGCTGAGGAtccctgtccacctattgtcccctCTCCTAGCCCTGGGGATGTGGACATCGCTCAGACTCCTGGGGCCACGGACAACACACTCTCCCCAGACCTCCATAGTATCTTCCTCAAGCAGGAGTATCCCTCTCTACCCAGTGTGCCTGAAGAGGAATGTGAACAGGATCGACCTGAGACGCTGCCTGATTCTCCTGACGAACCATAG
- the zrsr2 gene encoding U2 small nuclear ribonucleoprotein auxiliary factor 35 kDa subunit-related protein 2 isoform X1, with product MAASIPSAVSVPSLGQKRRASLKKKERRKRKRQALAKAQIRESGENGDDSPPEQDDDEEERKAEEERRRLDQEWLEREKLAQQEFRLRWEREDAARKRQEEEEARIKQEWEAQQRREEEEKEQKQQEKRDREEAVQKMLDQAESQLENGGPWRNPEAPDFGTEQDRANCPFFLKTGACRFGDRCSRKHVHPPASPTLMIRGMFATFGMDQRSRDDYDTDACLEHSEEEVQQQFVDFYEDVLPEFRTAGKVVQFKVSCNFEPHLRGNVYVQFDTEEQCREAFMMFNGRWYAGKQLQCEFSPVTRWKTAICGLFDRQKCPKGKHCNFLHVYRNPGNEFWEADRDLHMSPDRGGGGTGSFAGGRFSERSNRSSWTERSQSRRGERSRRSRSRESRIAQRRASVQSDRSWTSRTSTRPRSRSRDRDGRDRSRDRRDRDGDRGRSRDRDRRDGSRDRGGSKREGWKGSPTEASRGRSRSASPGESSKRKRQGSRSPRESSKKKRQGSRSPRESSKKKRQGSRSPGESSKRKRQGSRSPGESSKRKRQGSRSPGKTSQKDKQPADDSSTTAPSRHKHSKKSKKKKSKRRKPKRDKKSQSPGGQSSSAESGKESLDEGEEKPSPNLDSSTQTPHDVDNTTQKTVDVDNTAQETARVNAILLLSESLDNANAVSSDIQTQVKKEAEDPCPPIVPSPSPGDVDIAQTPGATDNTLSPDLHSIFLKQEYPSLPSVPEEECEQDRPETLPDSPDEP from the exons ATGGCAGCATCAATTCCTTCTGCGGTGTCCGTACCGTCATTGGG TCAAAAACGCAGGGCATCTttgaagaagaaagaaagaagaaaacgaAAACGCCAAGCCCTTGCCAAAGCCCAAATCAGAGAATCTGGTG AAAATGGAGATGATTCTCCACCAGAAcaagatgatgatgaagaggaaagGAAGGCTGAGGAAGAAAG ACGGCGACTAGACCAGGAGTGGCTGGAGAGGGAGAAGCTGGCCCAGCAGGAATTCAGACTCCGGTGGGAGAGGGAAGACGCTGCAAggaagagacaggaggaagaagag GCGAGGATAAAGCAGGAATGGGAGGCCcagcagaggagagaagaagaggagaaggagcagaagcaacaggagaagagagacagagag GAAGCTGTACAGAAAATGTTGGACCAGGCTGAGAGTCAG CTGGAGAATGGGGGTCCCTGGAGAAACCCCGAGGCTCCAGATTTTGGTACGGAGCAAGACCGGGCTAACTGCCCCTTCTTCCTCAAAACTGGAGCCTGCCGCTTTGGCGACAG GTGCTCCCGTAAGCATGTCCACCCCCCGGCCAGCCCTACTCTGATGATCCGGGGGATGTTTGCGACTTTCGGGATGGACCAGAGGTCACGGGACGACTACGACACAGACGCCTGTTTGGAGCACAGCGAGGAGGAGGTGCAACAGCAGTTTGTGGATTTCTATGAGGATGTACTTCCTGAGTTCAGGACTGCTGGCAAGGTTGTGCAGTTTAAG GTCAGCTGCAACTTTGAGCCACATTTGAGAGGAAATGTTTATGTCCAGTTTGACAC AGAGGAGCAGTGCAGAGAGGCCTTCATGATGTTCAATGGAAGATGGTACGCTGGTAAACAGCTCCAGTGTGAGTTCTCTCCTGTCACCAGATGGAAGACTGCTATATGTG GTTTGTTTGACCGACAGAAGTGTCCGAAAGGAAAGCACTGCAACTTCCTGCACGTGTACCGGAACCCTGGAAATGAGTTCTGGGAGGCGGACAGGGACCTGCACATGTCCCCCGACCGGGGAGGAGGGGGTACAGGGTCTTTCGCTGGGGGCCGGTTCTCTGAGAGGAGTAACCGCTCCTCCTGGACCGAGAGGTCACAGAGCCGACGgggggagaggagcaggaggagtagGAGCAGGGAAAGCAGAATAGCCCAAAGGAGAGCTAGTGTTCAGAGTGACAGGTCCTGGACCAGTCGTACCAGTACAAGACCCAGGTCGAGGAGTAGGGACAGAGatgggagagacaggagcagagataggagggacagagatggggacagaggcaggagcagggacagagacaggcggGATGGGAGCAGAGACCGAGgtgggagcaagagagaggggtggaagggTTCACCCACAGAGGCTAGTAGGGGGAGATCCAGATCAGCCAGCCCCGGAGAGTCCTCCAAAAGGAAGAGACAGGGGAGCAGGAGCCCCAGAGAGTCCTCTAAGAAGAAGAGACAGGGGAGCAGGAGCCCCAGAGAGTCCTCTAAGAAGAAGAGACAGGGGAGCAGGAGCCCCGGAGAGTCCTCTAAGAGGAAGAGACAGGGGAGCAGGAGCCCCGGAGAGTCCTCTAAGAGGAAGAGACAGGGGAGCAGGAGCCCCGGGAAAACATCCCAAAAAGACAAGCAGCCAGCCGACGACAGCAGCACCACAGCGCCATCACGCCACAAACACTCCAAAAAAAGCAAAAAGAAGAAGAGCAAGAGGAGGAAACCTAAGAGGGACAAAAAGAGTCAGTCGCCTGGGGGTCAGAGTTCATCTGCAGAGTCAGGGAAGGAGTCTTTGGACGAGGGGGAGGAGAAACCCTCTCCAAACCTTGACAGCAGTACACAGACTCCTCATGATGTAGACAACACTACCCAGAAGACTGTGGATGTAGACAACACTGCCCAGGAGACTGCTAGGGTAAATGCCATACTGTTGTTGTCTGAGTCTCTTGATAATGCCAATGCAGTCTCTTCAGACATACAGACCCAGGTCAAAAAGGAGGCTGAGGAtccctgtccacctattgtcccctCTCCTAGCCCTGGGGATGTGGACATCGCTCAGACTCCTGGGGCCACGGACAACACACTCTCCCCAGACCTCCATAGTATCTTCCTCAAGCAGGAGTATCCCTCTCTACCCAGTGTGCCTGAAGAGGAATGTGAACAGGATCGACCTGAGACGCTGCCTGATTCTCCTGACGAACCATAG
- the zrsr2 gene encoding U2 small nuclear ribonucleoprotein auxiliary factor 35 kDa subunit-related protein 2 isoform X3, with product MAASIPSAVSVPSLGQKRRASLKKKERRKRKRQALAKAQIRESGENGDDSPPEQDDDEEERKAEEERRRLDQEWLEREKLAQQEFRLRWEREDAARKRQEEEEARIKQEWEAQQRREEEEKEQKQQEKRDREEAVQKMLDQAESQLENGGPWRNPEAPDFGTEQDRANCPFFLKTGACRFGDRCSRKHVHPPASPTLMIRGMFATFGMDQRSRDDYDTDACLEHSEEEVQQQFVDFYEDVLPEFRTAGKVVQFKVSCNFEPHLRGNVYVQFDTEEQCREAFMMFNGRWYAGKQLQCEFSPVTRWKTAICGLFDRQKCPKGKHCNFLHVYRNPGNEFWEADRDLHMSPDRGGGGTGSFAGGRFSERSNRSSWTERSQSRRGERSRRSRSRESRIAQRRASVQSDRSWTSRTSTRPRSRSRDRDGRDRSRDRRDRDGDRGRSRDRDRRDGSRDRGGSKREGWKGSPTEASRGRSRSASPGESSKRKRQGSRSPGESSKRKRQGSRSPGKTSQKDKQPADDSSTTAPSRHKHSKKSKKKKSKRRKPKRDKKSQSPGGQSSSAESGKESLDEGEEKPSPNLDSSTQTPHDVDNTTQKTVDVDNTAQETARVNAILLLSESLDNANAVSSDIQTQVKKEAEDPCPPIVPSPSPGDVDIAQTPGATDNTLSPDLHSIFLKQEYPSLPSVPEEECEQDRPETLPDSPDEP from the exons ATGGCAGCATCAATTCCTTCTGCGGTGTCCGTACCGTCATTGGG TCAAAAACGCAGGGCATCTttgaagaagaaagaaagaagaaaacgaAAACGCCAAGCCCTTGCCAAAGCCCAAATCAGAGAATCTGGTG AAAATGGAGATGATTCTCCACCAGAAcaagatgatgatgaagaggaaagGAAGGCTGAGGAAGAAAG ACGGCGACTAGACCAGGAGTGGCTGGAGAGGGAGAAGCTGGCCCAGCAGGAATTCAGACTCCGGTGGGAGAGGGAAGACGCTGCAAggaagagacaggaggaagaagag GCGAGGATAAAGCAGGAATGGGAGGCCcagcagaggagagaagaagaggagaaggagcagaagcaacaggagaagagagacagagag GAAGCTGTACAGAAAATGTTGGACCAGGCTGAGAGTCAG CTGGAGAATGGGGGTCCCTGGAGAAACCCCGAGGCTCCAGATTTTGGTACGGAGCAAGACCGGGCTAACTGCCCCTTCTTCCTCAAAACTGGAGCCTGCCGCTTTGGCGACAG GTGCTCCCGTAAGCATGTCCACCCCCCGGCCAGCCCTACTCTGATGATCCGGGGGATGTTTGCGACTTTCGGGATGGACCAGAGGTCACGGGACGACTACGACACAGACGCCTGTTTGGAGCACAGCGAGGAGGAGGTGCAACAGCAGTTTGTGGATTTCTATGAGGATGTACTTCCTGAGTTCAGGACTGCTGGCAAGGTTGTGCAGTTTAAG GTCAGCTGCAACTTTGAGCCACATTTGAGAGGAAATGTTTATGTCCAGTTTGACAC AGAGGAGCAGTGCAGAGAGGCCTTCATGATGTTCAATGGAAGATGGTACGCTGGTAAACAGCTCCAGTGTGAGTTCTCTCCTGTCACCAGATGGAAGACTGCTATATGTG GTTTGTTTGACCGACAGAAGTGTCCGAAAGGAAAGCACTGCAACTTCCTGCACGTGTACCGGAACCCTGGAAATGAGTTCTGGGAGGCGGACAGGGACCTGCACATGTCCCCCGACCGGGGAGGAGGGGGTACAGGGTCTTTCGCTGGGGGCCGGTTCTCTGAGAGGAGTAACCGCTCCTCCTGGACCGAGAGGTCACAGAGCCGACGgggggagaggagcaggaggagtagGAGCAGGGAAAGCAGAATAGCCCAAAGGAGAGCTAGTGTTCAGAGTGACAGGTCCTGGACCAGTCGTACCAGTACAAGACCCAGGTCGAGGAGTAGGGACAGAGatgggagagacaggagcagagataggagggacagagatggggacagaggcaggagcagggacagagacaggcggGATGGGAGCAGAGACCGAGgtgggagcaagagagaggggtggaagggTTCACCCACAGAGGCTAGTAGGGGGAGATCCAGATCAGCCAGCCCCGGAGAGTCCTCCAAAAG GAAGAGACAGGGGAGCAGGAGCCCCGGAGAGTCCTCTAAGAGGAAGAGACAGGGGAGCAGGAGCCCCGGGAAAACATCCCAAAAAGACAAGCAGCCAGCCGACGACAGCAGCACCACAGCGCCATCACGCCACAAACACTCCAAAAAAAGCAAAAAGAAGAAGAGCAAGAGGAGGAAACCTAAGAGGGACAAAAAGAGTCAGTCGCCTGGGGGTCAGAGTTCATCTGCAGAGTCAGGGAAGGAGTCTTTGGACGAGGGGGAGGAGAAACCCTCTCCAAACCTTGACAGCAGTACACAGACTCCTCATGATGTAGACAACACTACCCAGAAGACTGTGGATGTAGACAACACTGCCCAGGAGACTGCTAGGGTAAATGCCATACTGTTGTTGTCTGAGTCTCTTGATAATGCCAATGCAGTCTCTTCAGACATACAGACCCAGGTCAAAAAGGAGGCTGAGGAtccctgtccacctattgtcccctCTCCTAGCCCTGGGGATGTGGACATCGCTCAGACTCCTGGGGCCACGGACAACACACTCTCCCCAGACCTCCATAGTATCTTCCTCAAGCAGGAGTATCCCTCTCTACCCAGTGTGCCTGAAGAGGAATGTGAACAGGATCGACCTGAGACGCTGCCTGATTCTCCTGACGAACCATAG
- the zrsr2 gene encoding U2 small nuclear ribonucleoprotein auxiliary factor 35 kDa subunit-related protein 2 isoform X4, with translation MLDQAESQLENGGPWRNPEAPDFGTEQDRANCPFFLKTGACRFGDRCSRKHVHPPASPTLMIRGMFATFGMDQRSRDDYDTDACLEHSEEEVQQQFVDFYEDVLPEFRTAGKVVQFKVSCNFEPHLRGNVYVQFDTEEQCREAFMMFNGRWYAGKQLQCEFSPVTRWKTAICGLFDRQKCPKGKHCNFLHVYRNPGNEFWEADRDLHMSPDRGGGGTGSFAGGRFSERSNRSSWTERSQSRRGERSRRSRSRESRIAQRRASVQSDRSWTSRTSTRPRSRSRDRDGRDRSRDRRDRDGDRGRSRDRDRRDGSRDRGGSKREGWKGSPTEASRGRSRSASPGESSKRKRQGSRSPRESSKKKRQGSRSPRESSKKKRQGSRSPGESSKRKRQGSRSPGESSKRKRQGSRSPGKTSQKDKQPADDSSTTAPSRHKHSKKSKKKKSKRRKPKRDKKSQSPGGQSSSAESGKESLDEGEEKPSPNLDSSTQTPHDVDNTTQKTVDVDNTAQETARVNAILLLSESLDNANAVSSDIQTQVKKEAEDPCPPIVPSPSPGDVDIAQTPGATDNTLSPDLHSIFLKQEYPSLPSVPEEECEQDRPETLPDSPDEP, from the exons ATGTTGGACCAGGCTGAGAGTCAG CTGGAGAATGGGGGTCCCTGGAGAAACCCCGAGGCTCCAGATTTTGGTACGGAGCAAGACCGGGCTAACTGCCCCTTCTTCCTCAAAACTGGAGCCTGCCGCTTTGGCGACAG GTGCTCCCGTAAGCATGTCCACCCCCCGGCCAGCCCTACTCTGATGATCCGGGGGATGTTTGCGACTTTCGGGATGGACCAGAGGTCACGGGACGACTACGACACAGACGCCTGTTTGGAGCACAGCGAGGAGGAGGTGCAACAGCAGTTTGTGGATTTCTATGAGGATGTACTTCCTGAGTTCAGGACTGCTGGCAAGGTTGTGCAGTTTAAG GTCAGCTGCAACTTTGAGCCACATTTGAGAGGAAATGTTTATGTCCAGTTTGACAC AGAGGAGCAGTGCAGAGAGGCCTTCATGATGTTCAATGGAAGATGGTACGCTGGTAAACAGCTCCAGTGTGAGTTCTCTCCTGTCACCAGATGGAAGACTGCTATATGTG GTTTGTTTGACCGACAGAAGTGTCCGAAAGGAAAGCACTGCAACTTCCTGCACGTGTACCGGAACCCTGGAAATGAGTTCTGGGAGGCGGACAGGGACCTGCACATGTCCCCCGACCGGGGAGGAGGGGGTACAGGGTCTTTCGCTGGGGGCCGGTTCTCTGAGAGGAGTAACCGCTCCTCCTGGACCGAGAGGTCACAGAGCCGACGgggggagaggagcaggaggagtagGAGCAGGGAAAGCAGAATAGCCCAAAGGAGAGCTAGTGTTCAGAGTGACAGGTCCTGGACCAGTCGTACCAGTACAAGACCCAGGTCGAGGAGTAGGGACAGAGatgggagagacaggagcagagataggagggacagagatggggacagaggcaggagcagggacagagacaggcggGATGGGAGCAGAGACCGAGgtgggagcaagagagaggggtggaagggTTCACCCACAGAGGCTAGTAGGGGGAGATCCAGATCAGCCAGCCCCGGAGAGTCCTCCAAAAGGAAGAGACAGGGGAGCAGGAGCCCCAGAGAGTCCTCTAAGAAGAAGAGACAGGGGAGCAGGAGCCCCAGAGAGTCCTCTAAGAAGAAGAGACAGGGGAGCAGGAGCCCCGGAGAGTCCTCTAAGAGGAAGAGACAGGGGAGCAGGAGCCCCGGAGAGTCCTCTAAGAGGAAGAGACAGGGGAGCAGGAGCCCCGGGAAAACATCCCAAAAAGACAAGCAGCCAGCCGACGACAGCAGCACCACAGCGCCATCACGCCACAAACACTCCAAAAAAAGCAAAAAGAAGAAGAGCAAGAGGAGGAAACCTAAGAGGGACAAAAAGAGTCAGTCGCCTGGGGGTCAGAGTTCATCTGCAGAGTCAGGGAAGGAGTCTTTGGACGAGGGGGAGGAGAAACCCTCTCCAAACCTTGACAGCAGTACACAGACTCCTCATGATGTAGACAACACTACCCAGAAGACTGTGGATGTAGACAACACTGCCCAGGAGACTGCTAGGGTAAATGCCATACTGTTGTTGTCTGAGTCTCTTGATAATGCCAATGCAGTCTCTTCAGACATACAGACCCAGGTCAAAAAGGAGGCTGAGGAtccctgtccacctattgtcccctCTCCTAGCCCTGGGGATGTGGACATCGCTCAGACTCCTGGGGCCACGGACAACACACTCTCCCCAGACCTCCATAGTATCTTCCTCAAGCAGGAGTATCCCTCTCTACCCAGTGTGCCTGAAGAGGAATGTGAACAGGATCGACCTGAGACGCTGCCTGATTCTCCTGACGAACCATAG